The following coding sequences lie in one Myxococcus xanthus genomic window:
- a CDS encoding response regulator, producing MTAQGAPRRKKVLLVDDSDTVLLLQRMLLAELGHDAIVARDGLEALARAEQERPDLVFLDVLMPHLDGLETCRMLRGREPTRRTPIILCSARAEARSVRACFNSGCNDFVAKPFDGAALVALLRRYLD from the coding sequence GTGACAGCGCAAGGCGCACCGAGGCGCAAGAAGGTCCTGCTGGTGGATGACTCGGACACCGTCCTGCTGCTCCAGCGGATGCTGCTGGCGGAGCTGGGCCACGACGCCATCGTCGCGCGGGACGGGCTGGAGGCGCTGGCGCGCGCGGAGCAGGAGCGGCCGGACCTCGTCTTCCTCGACGTGCTGATGCCGCACCTGGACGGACTGGAGACGTGCCGGATGCTGCGCGGCCGGGAGCCGACGCGGCGCACGCCCATCATCCTCTGCAGTGCCCGCGCCGAGGCGCGCAGCGTGCGCGCGTGCTTCAACAGCGGCTGCAACGACTTCGTGGCCAAGCCCTTCGATGGCGCCGCGCTGGTGGCCCTGCTGCGGCGCTACCTGGATTAG
- a CDS encoding PilZ domain-containing protein — MMTAPGRVRPSPGPVEAAPRVLCVGATSESWLALSRALRPLRCVALQVPSLESAFLEVQHTRPSLVLVHWRQLVAGAGMGLRALRLRLGGDGPPVVLVAEPETPAEVLEVGDAEGVEDCLLSPLRTHELRARLAMLAGDGAPAAPVRASRVRSRLLLLAGASGPLAWSGLGALLEACGHRILYSATVGGGAARVAEHGERPDLVLSREGAPGVPRGLPSPRLQPLLAGVPSLTLDADAPVRPASLLPRIHALLGREDGSLRIEARVRFCCPVSFGEAGPRGAEWRSGVSSALSPGGLLVRTLVPAKAGTAVELHILLPTLGERLETHGVVAWAHAYAPRNGVSHPYGMGVRFLGMGPPRLMQLRQLCQAEVRP, encoded by the coding sequence ATGATGACGGCTCCAGGACGCGTGCGTCCTTCACCAGGGCCGGTGGAAGCAGCGCCGCGGGTGCTGTGTGTGGGGGCCACGAGCGAATCCTGGTTGGCGCTGTCACGAGCCCTGCGCCCATTGCGCTGCGTGGCCTTGCAGGTGCCTTCCCTGGAGTCCGCCTTCCTGGAGGTGCAGCACACGCGGCCTTCCCTGGTGCTGGTGCACTGGCGGCAGTTGGTGGCCGGCGCGGGCATGGGCCTGCGCGCGCTGAGGCTGCGCCTGGGAGGGGATGGTCCACCGGTGGTGCTGGTGGCGGAGCCGGAGACGCCCGCCGAGGTGCTCGAGGTGGGCGACGCGGAGGGTGTCGAGGACTGCCTGCTGTCGCCCCTGCGCACGCACGAGCTGCGCGCGCGGTTGGCGATGCTGGCGGGTGACGGCGCCCCGGCCGCGCCGGTGCGTGCCTCCCGTGTGCGTTCGCGCCTGCTGCTGCTGGCCGGCGCCAGTGGCCCCCTGGCGTGGAGCGGGCTGGGCGCCCTGCTGGAGGCGTGTGGTCATCGCATCCTCTACAGCGCCACCGTGGGCGGTGGCGCCGCGCGCGTGGCCGAACATGGTGAGCGGCCCGACCTGGTGTTGTCGCGGGAAGGCGCGCCAGGTGTGCCCAGGGGCCTGCCCTCTCCACGGTTGCAGCCGCTGCTGGCGGGGGTGCCGTCGCTCACGCTGGACGCGGACGCGCCGGTGCGTCCGGCCTCGTTGCTGCCCCGCATCCACGCGCTGCTGGGACGGGAGGACGGCTCGCTGCGTATCGAGGCGCGGGTGCGTTTCTGCTGTCCGGTGTCCTTCGGCGAGGCGGGGCCGCGCGGCGCGGAGTGGCGCTCCGGTGTGTCCAGCGCGCTGAGCCCTGGCGGCCTCCTGGTGCGCACGCTGGTGCCGGCGAAGGCGGGGACGGCGGTGGAGCTGCACATCCTGCTGCCCACCCTGGGCGAGCGCCTGGAGACACACGGCGTGGTGGCCTGGGCCCACGCCTACGCGCCTCGCAACGGCGTGTCCCACCCCTACGGCATGGGCGTGCGCTTCCTGGGCATGGGCCCACCGCGCCTCATGCAACTGCGCCAGCTGTGCCAGGCGGAGGTGCGCCCGTGA
- a CDS encoding fatty acid desaturase family protein has product MAGMLRYAADRRTMLWCLAMPVVALSMYVAPGWIPYLCPLACYLALSAGVIAHNHNHCPTFRNRKLNEAMGMWLSLFYGYPTFVWIPTHNLNHHKFVNKAGDATITWRYSKKHNFLVAFLFPFVSTYWQQEPTKAFIDKARERNRPLYRQILTQYAVWGGTHAALLGLAMAMHGVAGGARIWAFAFLVPALFSLWTIMFFNYIQHVHTDPWSEHDHSRSFTGRLINFFLFNNGLHAVHHETPGLHWSLLPQEHAKIEAAMDPALKPVSFFAWCFRSYVVAPFLPRFGTAQVGRAPYEPPAGVALDVRFGDDLQAVDSGVNVARV; this is encoded by the coding sequence ATGGCCGGCATGCTCCGATACGCCGCTGACCGCCGGACGATGCTGTGGTGTCTGGCCATGCCCGTGGTGGCCCTGTCGATGTACGTGGCCCCCGGGTGGATTCCCTATCTCTGCCCCCTGGCGTGCTACCTGGCGCTGTCGGCAGGCGTCATCGCGCACAACCACAACCACTGCCCCACCTTCCGCAACCGGAAGCTGAACGAGGCCATGGGCATGTGGCTGTCGCTCTTCTACGGGTACCCCACCTTCGTCTGGATTCCGACGCACAACCTCAACCACCACAAGTTCGTGAACAAGGCGGGCGACGCCACCATCACCTGGCGCTACTCGAAGAAGCACAACTTCCTGGTGGCCTTCCTCTTCCCCTTCGTCTCCACGTACTGGCAGCAGGAGCCGACGAAGGCGTTCATCGACAAGGCGCGCGAGCGCAACCGCCCGCTGTACCGCCAGATTCTCACCCAGTACGCCGTCTGGGGCGGCACGCACGCGGCGCTGCTGGGGCTGGCCATGGCGATGCACGGCGTGGCCGGCGGCGCGCGCATCTGGGCGTTCGCCTTCCTGGTGCCCGCGCTCTTCTCGCTGTGGACCATCATGTTCTTCAACTACATCCAGCACGTCCACACGGACCCCTGGAGCGAGCACGACCACAGCCGCAGCTTCACCGGCCGCCTCATCAACTTCTTCCTCTTCAACAACGGCCTCCACGCCGTGCACCATGAGACGCCGGGCCTGCACTGGAGTCTGCTGCCCCAGGAGCACGCGAAAATCGAGGCCGCCATGGACCCGGCCCTCAAGCCGGTGAGCTTCTTCGCCTGGTGCTTCCGCTCGTACGTGGTGGCGCCCTTCCTGCCCCGCTTCGGCACCGCGCAGGTGGGACGCGCGCCCTATGAGCCGCCCGCGGGTGTCGCGCTGGACGTGCGCTTCGGGGACGACCTGCAGGCCGTCGACTCGGGCGTCAACGTCGCCCGCGTCTGA
- the cheB gene encoding chemotaxis-specific protein-glutamate methyltransferase CheB, with translation MTAVSPIRVLVVDDSAFARKVLRQVLSSAEGLEVVGVARDGLDALEKVAELSPDVLTLDLVMPGLDGLGVLRALAPSAAAPRVVVVSSAGEESELAVAALQAGAVELVNKPTALATERLYELGGELVAKVRTAAGAVARAPPEPAPSPKDVSAPVARAAAKSLVVVGTSTGGPQALTRLLSELPVDFPAPLALALHIPTGYTEAVARRLNAHCALEVFEAVDGLELRPGRVVLARSGQHLKLERHGPVTLARLDRQPLRTAHHPSVDVLFESAARSWGSDVVGLVLTGMGDDGVEGARAIREAGGTVLTESESSCVVYGMPRAVKEAGLATASAPLEGMLALLRRHVR, from the coding sequence ATGACGGCGGTGTCTCCCATTCGCGTGCTGGTGGTGGATGACTCCGCCTTCGCCCGCAAGGTGCTGCGGCAGGTGCTCTCCAGCGCGGAGGGTTTGGAAGTGGTGGGCGTCGCGCGCGACGGCCTGGACGCGCTGGAGAAGGTGGCCGAGCTGTCTCCGGACGTGCTCACGCTGGACCTGGTGATGCCGGGCCTGGACGGGCTGGGCGTGCTGCGCGCGCTCGCCCCCAGCGCCGCCGCGCCCCGCGTGGTGGTGGTGAGCAGCGCGGGCGAGGAGAGCGAGCTGGCGGTGGCCGCGCTCCAGGCCGGCGCGGTGGAGCTGGTGAACAAGCCCACCGCGCTCGCCACCGAGCGGCTGTATGAGCTGGGCGGCGAGCTGGTGGCGAAGGTCCGCACGGCCGCGGGCGCGGTGGCTCGCGCGCCGCCGGAGCCGGCACCATCGCCGAAGGATGTCTCCGCGCCGGTGGCGCGCGCGGCCGCGAAGAGCCTGGTGGTGGTGGGCACCTCCACCGGCGGGCCGCAGGCGCTCACCCGGCTGCTGTCCGAGCTGCCCGTGGACTTCCCCGCGCCGCTGGCGCTCGCGCTCCACATCCCCACGGGCTACACGGAGGCGGTGGCCCGGCGCCTGAACGCGCACTGCGCGCTGGAGGTGTTCGAAGCGGTGGACGGGCTGGAGCTGCGGCCTGGCCGCGTGGTGTTGGCGCGCTCCGGGCAGCACCTCAAGCTGGAGCGCCATGGGCCGGTGACGCTCGCGCGGCTGGACCGGCAGCCGCTGCGCACGGCGCACCACCCCAGCGTGGACGTCCTCTTCGAAAGCGCCGCGCGAAGCTGGGGCTCGGACGTGGTGGGCCTGGTGCTCACGGGCATGGGTGACGACGGCGTCGAGGGCGCCCGGGCCATCCGCGAGGCCGGAGGCACCGTCCTCACGGAGAGCGAGTCCTCCTGCGTGGTGTACGGCATGCCGCGCGCCGTGAAGGAAGCCGGGCTGGCCACCGCCAGCGCTCCGCTGGAGGGCATGCTGGCGCTGCTGCGGCGTCATGTACGCTGA
- a CDS encoding CheR family methyltransferase: protein MFSLPMSPQVFAILAALIEQRSGVHYAPEDRELLADKVVPRALDAGFDSLLDYYYFLRYDPAGSEALDALVDSLLVHETYFFREALPLRVLAEDLLVPAVRAGRRPRVWSAACSTGEEPLTLAMILAELGVLDEVALLASDLSARALERARAGEHNLRSLRALPPGVEGRWLETREGRPRVRPELVDAVDWRRVNLVDASAVAQLGTFDAILCRNVLIYFQDDTARSVVSSLTRALAPEGHLLVGTSESLMRFGTALACEERRGAFFYTKARP from the coding sequence ATGTTCTCACTGCCCATGTCTCCCCAGGTGTTCGCCATCCTGGCCGCGCTCATCGAGCAGCGCTCCGGGGTGCACTACGCCCCCGAGGACCGGGAGTTGCTCGCCGACAAGGTGGTGCCCCGCGCGCTGGACGCGGGCTTCGACTCGCTGCTCGACTACTACTACTTCCTCCGCTACGACCCGGCGGGCTCCGAGGCACTGGACGCGCTGGTGGACTCGCTGCTGGTCCACGAGACGTACTTCTTCCGGGAGGCCCTGCCGCTGCGGGTGCTGGCCGAGGACCTGCTGGTGCCCGCCGTGCGCGCCGGACGGCGGCCCCGGGTGTGGAGCGCGGCCTGCTCCACCGGAGAGGAGCCCCTCACGCTGGCGATGATTCTCGCGGAGCTGGGCGTGCTCGACGAGGTGGCGCTGCTGGCCAGCGACCTGAGCGCCCGCGCGCTGGAGCGGGCCCGCGCCGGGGAGCACAACCTGCGCTCCCTGCGCGCGCTGCCTCCGGGTGTGGAGGGCCGGTGGCTGGAGACGCGCGAGGGGCGCCCACGCGTCCGGCCGGAATTGGTGGACGCGGTGGACTGGCGGCGCGTCAACCTGGTGGATGCCAGCGCGGTGGCGCAGCTGGGCACCTTCGACGCCATCCTCTGCCGCAACGTCCTCATCTACTTCCAGGACGACACCGCGCGCAGCGTGGTGTCGTCCCTGACGCGCGCGCTCGCTCCGGAGGGACACCTGCTGGTGGGGACCTCTGAGTCCCTGATGCGCTTCGGCACCGCGCTCGCCTGCGAGGAGCGGCGCGGCGCCTTCTTCTATACCAAGGCGAGGCCATGA
- a CDS encoding HEAT repeat domain-containing protein: MTAASSTSVHPLTLSAEDRSQVDEVEQLSRRGTASLALLVGGLDAQSWAVRRAVVGALAKLGTPAVAPLRDVLVHRRDSEARLAAAVEALVASTGDVEGALEALGEDANPAIVCDIAQVLGRRRSRRSVPLLSRLTVHPDDNVAVAAIEALGRVGGGAAVDALLAALGSGNFFRIFPAIDVLGRCGDPVVVPALLGLLPDPFYTLEAARALGRTGQEAAVPSLVGLLRKGNDASVRAAAVALVDIHEAQVQRFGGSRTVYTAMRGPESAVLGRRLSQCVSSADTTEKTALSRLLGWVGGQDAAFGLLKLLDGPDPSVARAAAGALSELGADADTQILQALREGDSARRRVLLPLVGRRAAAVPDVMSCLEDRDASVRALAADTLSRIGSPAAVPALFERLVDEDLRVVQAAVGAIQSLGSDTTEKLALHAARSSDVRLRRAALRIISYFGYSKGLEVLLQAMRDPDERLRDAAIYGLPFIEDPRAVDALLTAANHESERTRAAAMRALGQTEKEARITSTLLRGLNDRDPWVRYYACQALGKLNEEAAADAIVALADDAAGQVRVAVVDALAHMHTESAMSALQRAAASADADVRRAALLGLGVGRRPDALPVLLEAAKSEDAATRLVALSAVAEYEAPETLPALLHAAGDGDDSVRSAAVGFIATRPGVPATQALVSLLGDMTLRERVVSALALPLEGRLPGLLAALEAADEVTAPLLVAALARMRRADARAALMQLLVSASPAGRRAAVPAVAALGTLEAREALERASNQDEDPEVRRACRLVLSR; encoded by the coding sequence ATGACGGCCGCATCCTCGACGTCGGTGCACCCGCTGACGCTGTCGGCGGAGGACCGCTCCCAGGTGGACGAGGTGGAGCAGCTCTCCCGGCGCGGCACCGCCAGCCTGGCGCTGCTGGTGGGCGGGCTGGATGCCCAGAGCTGGGCGGTGCGGCGCGCCGTGGTGGGCGCGCTGGCGAAGCTGGGGACGCCCGCGGTGGCGCCGCTGCGCGACGTGCTGGTCCACCGCCGCGACAGTGAGGCGCGACTGGCGGCCGCCGTGGAGGCGTTGGTGGCCTCCACCGGTGATGTCGAGGGCGCGCTGGAGGCGCTGGGGGAAGACGCCAACCCCGCCATCGTCTGTGACATCGCCCAGGTGCTGGGCCGGCGCCGCAGCCGGCGCTCGGTGCCGCTCTTGTCCCGGCTCACCGTTCACCCGGACGACAACGTGGCGGTGGCGGCCATCGAGGCGCTGGGCCGCGTGGGCGGCGGCGCGGCGGTGGACGCGCTGCTGGCGGCGCTGGGCAGCGGGAACTTCTTTCGCATCTTCCCCGCCATCGACGTGCTGGGCCGGTGTGGAGACCCCGTCGTGGTGCCCGCGCTGCTGGGCCTGCTGCCCGACCCCTTCTACACCCTGGAGGCGGCGCGCGCGCTGGGGCGCACCGGTCAGGAGGCCGCGGTGCCCTCGCTGGTGGGGCTGCTGCGCAAGGGCAATGACGCGTCGGTGCGCGCGGCGGCGGTGGCGCTGGTGGACATCCACGAGGCCCAGGTGCAGCGCTTCGGCGGCTCGCGCACCGTGTACACCGCGATGCGGGGGCCGGAGTCGGCGGTGCTGGGACGGCGGCTGTCGCAGTGTGTCTCGAGCGCGGACACGACGGAGAAGACGGCCCTCTCACGCCTGCTGGGCTGGGTGGGGGGGCAGGACGCCGCATTCGGGCTGCTGAAGCTCCTGGACGGGCCGGACCCGTCGGTGGCGCGCGCGGCGGCCGGCGCGCTGTCGGAGCTGGGCGCGGACGCGGACACCCAGATTCTCCAGGCGCTGCGCGAGGGCGACAGCGCCCGGCGCCGCGTGCTGTTACCGCTGGTGGGCCGCAGGGCCGCGGCGGTGCCGGACGTCATGTCGTGCCTGGAGGACCGGGACGCGTCGGTGCGCGCCCTGGCGGCGGACACGTTGTCCCGCATTGGCAGCCCGGCCGCGGTGCCGGCCCTGTTCGAGCGGTTGGTGGACGAGGACCTGCGCGTGGTGCAGGCCGCGGTGGGGGCCATCCAGTCCCTGGGCAGCGACACCACGGAGAAGCTGGCGTTGCATGCGGCCCGCTCCTCCGACGTGCGCCTGCGCCGCGCGGCGCTGCGCATCATCTCCTACTTCGGCTATTCCAAGGGACTGGAAGTGCTGCTCCAGGCCATGCGGGACCCGGATGAGCGCCTGCGCGACGCGGCCATCTACGGCCTGCCCTTCATCGAGGACCCGCGCGCGGTGGACGCGCTGCTGACGGCCGCCAATCACGAGTCGGAGCGCACGCGCGCGGCGGCCATGCGCGCGCTGGGGCAGACGGAGAAGGAGGCGCGCATCACCTCCACGCTGCTGCGGGGCCTCAACGACCGCGACCCCTGGGTGCGCTACTACGCGTGCCAGGCGCTGGGGAAGCTGAACGAGGAGGCCGCCGCGGACGCCATCGTCGCGCTGGCGGACGACGCCGCGGGCCAGGTGCGCGTGGCGGTGGTGGACGCGCTGGCGCACATGCACACGGAGAGCGCGATGTCGGCGCTCCAGCGCGCGGCGGCCAGCGCGGACGCGGATGTGCGGCGCGCCGCCCTGCTGGGGCTGGGCGTGGGCCGGCGGCCGGACGCGCTACCCGTGCTGCTGGAGGCGGCGAAGTCGGAGGACGCGGCCACGCGGCTCGTCGCGCTGTCCGCGGTGGCCGAATACGAGGCGCCGGAGACGCTGCCCGCGCTGCTGCATGCCGCGGGTGACGGCGACGACAGCGTGCGCAGCGCCGCGGTGGGCTTCATCGCCACGCGCCCCGGTGTCCCGGCCACGCAGGCCCTGGTGTCCCTGCTGGGGGACATGACGCTGCGCGAACGGGTGGTGAGCGCCTTGGCGCTGCCCCTGGAGGGACGGCTGCCGGGACTGCTGGCCGCGCTGGAGGCGGCGGACGAAGTCACCGCGCCGCTGCTGGTGGCGGCACTGGCCCGGATGCGGCGGGCGGACGCGCGCGCCGCGCTGATGCAGCTCCTGGTGTCCGCCAGTCCGGCGGGCCGCCGCGCCGCGGTGCCCGCGGTGGCGGCATTGGGGACGTTGGAGGCACGCGAGGCGCTGGAGCGCGCCTCCAATCAGGACGAGGACCCCGAGGTCCGGCGGGCCTGCCGGCTGGTGCTGAGCCGCTGA
- a CDS encoding methyl-accepting chemotaxis protein, translated as MATDSGNAGVALDEARALAEDAVRSVQESAGLVQAVEGLATRLAAGGNEQAAASEQVRAAIESVAAHVEETGQSVHELVRSQRTVSESARAQVQEAEATAGTLQEVNASVAGVRKDAAHLAASADTTAGALEEVSRSVKGVSANAEELAASSEELLASMTEMNATVADLVARNQSSAAATEQVAATAEEMAKGIARLSTDSQGVGERVAQVTQAVTGMVRSLGESSRDATSMASSVEDTAATVEELARSVKGVAENARALEAHSATTASTVEEVAASVEEVAATAEKNAATVEANAATIEQLARSAQTVARASEQINTLAAGSATASAQLESSTRRVAQMMEEARTTAERVGTTAREGGATVTRSIAGFGRIRDSIVGSAGVMKEMGRRAEEIGDIVQTINLIADRTNLLSLNASIEAARAGEHGRGFAVVAEEIRALADRAAAASADVAKIVRGLQTTAREAATASGEGVRAADEGAALAGDAERALSTILKGVEDLGNNVREVSRASSEQVQATQALVQGTAKVSEQGRAIATSAAEQAQASQSLAQGGAEMRRMARQTMQATSEQARALRDVVRSNGQLAEAAQKVSRAVQEQALAAADLAKGTSQMRQLVQGVSVAVTTQSRDVAGVGTLAQEAAAATQRTLVGLAEQATAAQEVTRAMEETRKQVAQSARGMTEQARALKQSETASRQVAKLAASVTRAAEEQSKALSGLVREADEVRRVARQTSRALDEQTEALGALTASASRQATGVAVVARASAEATAVMEGLAKSVEEIRLRARDITTATAQQARATATTAKEVQEVAGRLAHLTRLQGAQSESLSRLRGALGGVKESPEAAAASPREQRA; from the coding sequence ATGGCGACGGACAGCGGTAACGCAGGGGTGGCGCTGGATGAGGCCCGTGCCCTGGCCGAGGACGCGGTGCGCAGTGTCCAGGAGAGCGCGGGGCTGGTGCAGGCGGTGGAGGGACTGGCGACGAGGCTGGCGGCCGGCGGCAACGAGCAGGCCGCGGCCTCCGAGCAGGTGCGCGCCGCCATCGAATCGGTGGCCGCGCATGTGGAGGAGACGGGGCAGTCCGTTCATGAGCTGGTGCGCTCGCAGCGCACGGTGAGCGAATCCGCGCGGGCCCAGGTGCAGGAGGCCGAGGCCACCGCGGGCACCCTCCAGGAGGTGAACGCCTCCGTGGCGGGCGTGCGCAAGGACGCCGCGCACCTGGCGGCCTCGGCGGACACCACGGCGGGGGCGCTGGAGGAGGTGTCGCGCTCGGTGAAGGGCGTGAGCGCCAACGCGGAGGAGCTGGCCGCCTCCAGCGAGGAGCTGCTGGCCTCCATGACGGAGATGAACGCCACCGTGGCGGACCTGGTGGCGCGCAACCAGTCCAGCGCCGCCGCGACCGAACAGGTGGCCGCCACCGCCGAGGAGATGGCCAAGGGCATTGCCCGGCTGTCCACGGATTCGCAGGGCGTGGGCGAGCGCGTGGCGCAGGTGACGCAGGCGGTGACGGGAATGGTCCGCTCCCTGGGCGAGTCGTCCCGGGACGCCACGTCCATGGCCTCCAGCGTGGAGGATACGGCGGCCACGGTGGAGGAGCTGGCGCGCAGCGTGAAGGGCGTGGCGGAGAACGCCCGGGCGCTGGAGGCCCACTCCGCCACCACCGCGTCCACCGTGGAGGAGGTGGCCGCCAGCGTGGAGGAGGTGGCCGCCACGGCGGAGAAGAACGCGGCGACGGTGGAGGCCAACGCGGCCACCATCGAGCAGCTCGCCCGCTCCGCGCAGACGGTGGCGAGGGCCTCCGAGCAAATCAACACCCTGGCGGCTGGCAGCGCCACCGCCTCCGCGCAGCTGGAGTCGTCCACGCGGCGGGTGGCGCAGATGATGGAGGAGGCGCGCACCACCGCCGAGCGCGTGGGGACCACCGCGCGGGAGGGTGGCGCCACGGTGACGCGCTCCATCGCCGGCTTCGGCCGCATCCGCGACTCCATTGTCGGGTCAGCCGGGGTGATGAAGGAGATGGGGCGGCGCGCCGAGGAGATTGGCGACATCGTGCAGACCATCAACCTCATCGCGGACCGCACGAATCTCTTGTCCCTCAACGCCAGCATCGAGGCGGCGCGCGCCGGTGAGCACGGCCGGGGCTTCGCGGTGGTGGCGGAGGAGATTCGCGCGCTGGCGGACCGCGCGGCGGCGGCCAGCGCGGACGTGGCGAAAATCGTCCGGGGCCTGCAGACGACGGCGCGCGAGGCGGCCACCGCTTCGGGCGAAGGCGTGCGGGCGGCGGACGAGGGCGCGGCGCTGGCTGGGGACGCAGAGCGCGCGCTGTCCACCATCCTCAAGGGGGTGGAGGACCTGGGGAACAACGTGCGCGAGGTGTCGCGCGCCTCCAGCGAGCAGGTGCAGGCCACGCAGGCGCTGGTCCAGGGCACCGCGAAGGTGAGCGAGCAGGGGCGGGCCATCGCCACGTCCGCGGCGGAGCAGGCGCAGGCGTCCCAGTCGCTGGCGCAGGGCGGCGCGGAGATGCGGCGCATGGCGCGGCAGACGATGCAGGCCACCTCCGAGCAGGCGCGCGCGCTGCGCGACGTGGTGCGCTCCAACGGTCAGCTCGCGGAGGCGGCACAGAAGGTGTCGCGCGCCGTGCAGGAGCAGGCGCTGGCGGCGGCCGACCTGGCCAAGGGCACATCCCAGATGCGCCAACTCGTCCAGGGCGTGAGCGTGGCGGTGACTACCCAGAGCCGGGACGTGGCGGGCGTGGGCACGTTGGCGCAGGAGGCGGCGGCGGCCACCCAGCGCACCCTGGTGGGGCTGGCCGAGCAGGCCACGGCCGCCCAGGAGGTGACGCGGGCCATGGAGGAGACGCGCAAGCAGGTGGCCCAGTCCGCGCGCGGCATGACGGAGCAGGCCCGCGCCCTCAAGCAGAGTGAGACGGCCAGCCGCCAGGTGGCGAAGCTGGCCGCGTCGGTGACGCGGGCCGCCGAGGAGCAGTCGAAGGCGCTCAGCGGGCTGGTGCGGGAGGCGGACGAGGTGCGGCGCGTGGCGCGGCAGACGTCGCGCGCGCTGGACGAGCAGACCGAGGCGCTCGGTGCGCTCACGGCCTCCGCCAGCCGCCAGGCCACGGGCGTGGCCGTGGTGGCACGCGCCAGCGCGGAGGCGACGGCGGTGATGGAGGGCCTGGCCAAGAGCGTGGAGGAGATTCGCCTCCGGGCGCGGGACATCACCACCGCCACCGCGCAGCAGGCGCGCGCGACGGCCACCACCGCCAAGGAGGTGCAGGAGGTGGCGGGCCGGCTGGCCCACCTCACGCGGCTGCAAGGCGCGCAGTCGGAGAGCCTTTCGCGGCTGCGAGGCGCGCTGGGGGGCGTGAAGGAAAGCCCGGAGGCCGCGGCGGCCTCGCCGCGGGAGCAGCGGGCATGA
- a CDS encoding chemotaxis protein CheW, with the protein MSVLHVVFKVDGAEYVLPAADVLQMESFTGATPVPGAAPHVAGLVQVRGRVIPVVDARLRFGLPPVERTLDSRVVVAQLGSRVVGLVVDSAREVLKLDPQQLKPPPPLVVEGARGFVKAVAQVGPRLVMLIDFPRVIGEETLDGDGQR; encoded by the coding sequence ATGAGCGTGCTGCATGTCGTGTTCAAGGTAGACGGAGCCGAGTACGTGCTGCCCGCGGCGGACGTGCTCCAGATGGAGTCCTTCACGGGGGCCACGCCCGTACCGGGCGCCGCGCCGCACGTCGCCGGGTTGGTGCAGGTGCGCGGGCGCGTCATCCCGGTGGTGGACGCCCGCCTGCGCTTCGGCCTGCCGCCCGTGGAGCGCACGCTCGACTCCCGGGTGGTGGTGGCGCAGCTCGGCAGCCGGGTCGTGGGGCTCGTGGTGGACAGCGCCCGCGAGGTGCTGAAGCTGGACCCCCAGCAGCTCAAGCCGCCCCCTCCGCTGGTCGTGGAGGGAGCGCGCGGTTTCGTGAAGGCCGTGGCCCAGGTGGGCCCGCGCCTGGTGATGCTCATCGATTTCCCTCGGGTCATCGGGGAGGAGACGTTGGATGGCGACGGACAGCGGTAA